The Thermus oshimai DSM 12092 genome includes a window with the following:
- the paaC gene encoding 1,2-phenylacetyl-CoA epoxidase subunit PaaC produces the protein MLEALKPQLIARLQALADDEVVLAQRLSEWVAHAPILEEDIAIANLAQDELGHAKLYLELRRELDGSDPDRLVFFRDPLEYKNAVMVELPRGDWAFTMVRQYLFDLYEKTLLEALRGSAYPPLAEVAERILREERFHLHHSALWVERLALGTEESYARTQKALDLLFPYARQLFQPLPGEEALVEAGVFPDLQALLPHYLEEATGRLKRLGLTPPEGGYVPKNRTEHTEYLWSLLAEMQSVARWDPEAKAW, from the coding sequence ATGCTTGAGGCCCTTAAACCCCAGCTCATCGCCCGCCTCCAGGCCCTGGCGGACGACGAGGTGGTGCTTGCCCAGCGCCTTTCCGAATGGGTGGCCCACGCCCCCATCCTGGAGGAGGACATCGCCATCGCCAACCTGGCCCAGGACGAGCTGGGCCACGCCAAGCTCTACCTGGAGCTGAGGCGGGAGCTGGACGGTTCGGACCCCGACCGGCTCGTCTTCTTCCGCGACCCTCTGGAGTACAAAAACGCGGTGATGGTGGAGCTCCCCAGGGGGGACTGGGCCTTCACCATGGTGCGCCAGTACCTCTTTGACCTCTACGAGAAGACCCTTCTGGAGGCCCTGAGGGGAAGCGCCTACCCCCCCCTGGCGGAGGTGGCGGAAAGGATCCTCAGGGAGGAGCGCTTCCACCTCCACCACTCCGCCCTCTGGGTGGAGCGCCTGGCCCTGGGTACGGAGGAGTCCTACGCCCGCACCCAGAAGGCCCTGGACCTCCTCTTCCCCTACGCCCGCCAGCTCTTCCAGCCCCTTCCCGGGGAGGAGGCCCTGGTGGAGGCGGGGGTGTTCCCCGACCTCCAAGCCCTCCTCCCCCACTACCTGGAGGAGGCCACGGGCCGCCTGAAGCGCTTAGGCCTAACCCCGCCGGAAGGGGGGTACGTGCCCAAGAACCGTACGGAGCACACGGAGTACCTCTGGTCCCTCCTTGCCGAGATGCAGTCCGTGGCCCGCTGGGACCCGGAGGCCAAGGCATGGTAG
- the paaD gene encoding 1,2-phenylacetyl-CoA epoxidase subunit PaaD has translation MVARYWEALKEVKDPELPFLDVVEMGMVVGLEAEGEGVRVRFRPTFSGCPALALIREEIARALRRAGAAWVEVEEVRTPWSTEAMAPSAREKLRSQGIAPPLPLPMAEAYPPCPRCGSAEVELKNPFGATLCKRLFQCRACGEVFEAFKTV, from the coding sequence ATGGTAGCGCGCTACTGGGAGGCCCTAAAGGAGGTCAAGGACCCCGAGCTCCCCTTCCTGGACGTGGTGGAGATGGGGATGGTGGTGGGCCTCGAGGCGGAAGGGGAGGGGGTTAGGGTCCGCTTCCGCCCCACCTTCTCGGGCTGCCCCGCCCTGGCCCTTATCCGGGAGGAGATAGCGAGGGCCCTCCGCCGGGCGGGGGCGGCTTGGGTGGAGGTGGAGGAGGTGCGCACCCCCTGGAGCACGGAGGCCATGGCCCCTTCCGCGCGGGAAAAGCTTCGTTCCCAGGGCATCGCCCCGCCCCTTCCCCTTCCCATGGCCGAGGCCTACCCTCCCTGCCCCCGGTGCGGGAGCGCGGAGGTGGAGCTCAAAAACCCCTTCGGGGCTACGCTTTGCAAGCGGCTTTTCCAGTGCCGCGCCTGCGGCGAGGTCTTTGAGGCCTTCAAGACGGTGTGA
- the paaZ gene encoding phenylacetic acid degradation bifunctional protein PaaZ, with product MILESYLLGEWRRGGGEGVPIRDPATGEVLARASTEGLPLKEAVAYGREVGGKALLALGFQERGRRLRALAQFLSERKEELYRLYLTTGGTRRDAWYDVDGGIGVLFTYASLARNLPEGNVLPEEEALLLSKDGAFQGRHVLVPKGGVTLQINAFNFPVWGLLEKFAPAFLAGVPTLAKPATPTAHVAQALVRLMLDSGLLPEGSLQLLVGGVGDLFEALDHRDSVFFTGSRATAERLARHEAFLKRGALFNAEADSINPAVLGLRAGEEELKRLAQEIAQELTIKVGQRCTAIRRVFAPKERLGALLEATRAHLEALRLGDPRGEGVDLGPLASLEQKEEVLRAVEGLLAAGAQVYWRHGGREDGAFFPPLLLLAEDPAPEALHTLEAFGPVATFMPYGTPEEAAELARRGGGSLVATVATPDPEEARFYLLALGPHVGRLHFLNHRNAHASTGHGSPLPRLLHGGPGRAGGGEELGGVLSLKRHLRRLALQADPHLLQALTGEYAKGAERPAQVHPFRKPYEELEIGETLTTHRRTVTEADIALFSALSWDHFYAHTDEIAARESLFGKRVAHGYFVLSAAAGLFVDPAPGPVLANYGLEGLRFLEPVAAGDTLQAHLTVKAKRPRDEKTGVVEWAVEVKNGEGKTVATYTLLTLVARKVP from the coding sequence ATGATCCTGGAAAGCTACCTCCTGGGCGAATGGCGGCGGGGTGGGGGAGAGGGGGTTCCCATCCGGGACCCGGCCACGGGGGAGGTCCTGGCCCGGGCCTCCACGGAAGGGCTGCCCCTGAAGGAAGCGGTGGCCTACGGGCGGGAGGTGGGGGGGAAGGCCCTCCTGGCCTTGGGCTTCCAGGAGCGGGGGCGGCGGCTTAGGGCCCTGGCCCAGTTCCTTTCCGAAAGGAAAGAGGAGCTTTACCGCCTCTACCTCACCACGGGCGGCACCCGGCGGGACGCCTGGTACGACGTGGATGGGGGCATCGGGGTCCTCTTCACCTACGCCAGCCTGGCCCGCAACCTTCCCGAGGGGAACGTTCTCCCCGAGGAGGAGGCCCTCCTCCTCTCCAAGGACGGGGCCTTCCAGGGCCGGCACGTCCTCGTGCCCAAGGGGGGGGTTACCCTCCAGATCAACGCCTTCAACTTCCCCGTCTGGGGCCTTTTGGAGAAGTTCGCCCCCGCCTTCCTGGCCGGGGTCCCCACCCTGGCCAAGCCCGCCACCCCCACGGCCCACGTGGCCCAGGCCCTGGTCCGGCTCATGCTGGACTCCGGCCTCCTCCCCGAGGGGAGCCTGCAGCTTTTGGTGGGCGGGGTGGGGGACCTCTTTGAGGCCCTGGACCACCGGGACAGCGTCTTCTTCACCGGCTCCCGGGCCACCGCGGAGCGCCTGGCCCGCCACGAGGCCTTCCTGAAGCGGGGGGCCCTTTTCAACGCCGAGGCGGACTCCATCAACCCCGCCGTCCTGGGCCTCCGTGCGGGGGAGGAGGAGCTAAAGCGCCTCGCCCAGGAGATCGCCCAGGAACTCACCATCAAGGTGGGGCAGCGGTGCACGGCCATCCGCCGGGTCTTCGCCCCCAAGGAGCGGTTAGGGGCGCTCCTCGAGGCCACCCGGGCCCACCTTGAAGCCCTCCGCCTGGGGGACCCCCGGGGGGAGGGGGTGGACCTAGGGCCCCTCGCCTCCTTGGAGCAGAAGGAGGAGGTCCTGCGGGCGGTGGAGGGCCTCCTCGCCGCGGGGGCCCAGGTCTACTGGCGCCACGGGGGCCGGGAGGACGGGGCCTTCTTCCCGCCCCTCCTCCTCCTGGCGGAGGACCCCGCCCCGGAGGCCCTCCACACCCTGGAGGCCTTCGGCCCCGTGGCCACCTTCATGCCCTACGGGACCCCGGAGGAGGCCGCGGAGCTGGCCCGAAGGGGCGGGGGGAGCCTGGTGGCCACCGTGGCCACCCCGGACCCCGAGGAGGCCCGCTTCTACCTCCTGGCCCTGGGGCCCCACGTGGGCCGCCTCCACTTCCTGAACCATCGGAACGCCCACGCCTCCACCGGCCACGGCTCGCCCTTACCCCGCCTCCTCCACGGGGGGCCGGGCCGGGCGGGCGGGGGGGAGGAGCTTGGGGGGGTGCTCTCCCTTAAGCGCCACCTCCGCCGCCTGGCCCTGCAGGCGGACCCCCACCTCCTCCAGGCCCTCACCGGGGAGTACGCCAAGGGGGCGGAGCGGCCTGCCCAGGTGCACCCTTTCCGCAAGCCCTACGAGGAGCTGGAGATCGGGGAGACCCTCACCACCCACCGGCGCACGGTCACCGAGGCGGACATCGCCCTTTTCTCCGCCCTCTCCTGGGACCACTTCTACGCCCACACGGACGAGATCGCCGCCCGGGAGAGCCTCTTCGGCAAGCGGGTGGCCCACGGGTACTTCGTCCTCTCCGCGGCCGCGGGGCTCTTCGTGGACCCCGCGCCGGGGCCCGTCCTCGCCAACTACGGCCTCGAGGGCCTCCGCTTCCTGGAGCCCGTGGCCGCAGGGGACACCCTCCAGGCCCACCTTACGGTGAAGGCCAAGCGCCCCCGGGACGAGAAGACGGGGGTGGTGGAGTGGGCGGTGGAGGTGAAAAACGGGGAGGGGAAGACGGTGGCCACCTACACCCTCCTCACCCTGGTGGCCCGCAAAGTACCCTAA
- a CDS encoding NAD(P)/FAD-dependent oxidoreductase, whose amino-acid sequence MPDAIVVGAGIVGAASAYRLAEAGLRVLLLEKEAAFAQGSTGRSAAGVRVQFSEPVNVLLSYRSILEYRALPEARYRPIGYLFLVPEALAGAQEEALRTQTALGVPVRRLSLEEAEGLVPFRKEGLAFATFGPLDGVIDPHGATAFYLQRARALGAEVRFAEPVVGAERVGRGFRVYTPKGAHEAPLVLLATGAWTGAVGRLFGVDLPVWPLRRMVFATAPTPFPHAFPLTVDLGTGFYLRSEGPRLLLGRSNPEERPGFLEGMDWGWLGPTLEAGLARFPFLEEAALDPKPSPCIRPAGGQGIAPHTRQKDLPPSPDRTSTIPPISWGESRFFRTPKGGLAAPRCLANKTPTEGGSLRWRAPPLREAYGSAPHRVRPTGHGLPYLRVHGEAGGVVRVQGQHVLGGERGCGGKLNRVPIPVRRVAQEAGEVREGVRGGASQPTLGEKGFVDEVGALQADAVALEVGGRIAQPGHLGVGVAVHGEATRGPGVGKGYRGVPRGEALVGVKTPGSPFPGHSPGDVPVARGEALHGTVGDGGSVASAQEPPSLVVPAQVAHEVALARGGKP is encoded by the coding sequence ATGCCCGACGCCATCGTGGTGGGGGCGGGGATCGTGGGGGCGGCCTCCGCCTACCGCCTGGCCGAGGCCGGGCTTCGGGTCCTCCTCCTGGAGAAGGAGGCCGCCTTCGCCCAGGGCTCCACGGGCCGGAGCGCGGCCGGGGTGCGGGTGCAGTTCTCCGAGCCCGTGAACGTCCTCCTCTCCTACCGCTCCATCCTGGAGTACCGCGCCCTTCCCGAGGCCCGCTACCGGCCCATCGGCTACCTCTTCCTGGTCCCTGAGGCCCTGGCCGGGGCCCAGGAGGAGGCCCTAAGGACGCAAACGGCCCTGGGGGTCCCCGTGCGCCGGCTTTCCCTGGAGGAGGCGGAGGGCCTCGTCCCCTTCCGCAAGGAGGGCCTGGCCTTCGCTACCTTCGGCCCCCTAGACGGGGTCATAGACCCCCACGGGGCCACGGCCTTCTACCTGCAAAGGGCCCGGGCCCTGGGGGCGGAGGTGCGCTTCGCCGAACCGGTGGTGGGGGCGGAGCGCGTAGGGAGAGGCTTCCGGGTCTATACCCCTAAGGGCGCCCACGAGGCCCCTCTTGTCCTCTTGGCCACGGGGGCCTGGACGGGGGCGGTGGGGCGGCTCTTTGGGGTGGACCTCCCGGTGTGGCCCCTAAGGCGCATGGTCTTCGCCACCGCCCCCACCCCTTTCCCCCACGCCTTTCCCCTCACCGTGGACCTGGGGACGGGCTTCTACCTGCGCTCGGAAGGCCCCCGCCTCCTCCTCGGCCGCTCCAACCCCGAGGAGCGGCCGGGCTTTCTGGAGGGCATGGACTGGGGGTGGCTCGGGCCCACCCTCGAGGCCGGATTGGCCCGCTTCCCCTTCCTGGAGGAGGCGGCCTTGGACCCTAAGCCGTCACCTTGTATCCGGCCCGCAGGAGGCCAAGGGATAGCCCCCCACACCCGGCAAAAAGATCTACCGCCCTCACCAGATCGAACCTCTACCATACCGCCCATTTCCTGGGGCGAATCTCGCTTCTTTAGAACTCCAAAGGGGGGTCTTGCGGCTCCCCGTTGCTTGGCCAACAAAACACCAACGGAGGGTGGGTCCCTCCGCTGGCGCGCCCCGCCTCTACGGGAGGCTTACGGTTCCGCTCCCCACCGTGTACGTCCCACAGGCCACGGACTCCCTTATCTCCGTGTTCACGGTGAAGCCGGAGGGGTCGTTCGGGTCCAGGGCCAGCACGTTCTGGGAGGAGAGCGTGGCTGTGGCGGAAAGCTGAACCGTGTCCCCATTCCCGTAAGGCGTGTAGCCCAGGAGGCCGGTGAGGTCCGGGAAGGTGTACGAGGTGGCGCTTCCCAACCAACCCTTGGAGAGAAGGGCTTCGTAGATGAGGTTGGGGCTCTCCAGGCTGACGCGGTAGCTCTTGAGGTCGGGGGCCGTATAGCTCAGCCCGGACACCTGGGGGTGGGCGTTGCCGTCCACGGCGAGGCTACCCGTGGGCCAGGGGTTGGGAAGGGTTACCGCGGGGTTCCCCGAGGCGAAGCCCTTGTAGGCGTAAAGACCCCGGGTTCCCCCTTCCCAGGCCACAGCCCAGGCGACGTACCGGTCGCCCGCGGCGAAGCCCTTCACGGGACGGTAGGGGATGGGGGAAGCGTTGCCTCCGCCCAAGAACCCCCATCCCTTGTTGTCCCCGCTCAGGTAGCCCACGAAGTAGCTTTGGCTCGTGGGGGCAAACCCTGA
- a CDS encoding S8 family peptidase: protein MGLRRLLLALPLALALAACIPGEPTATLRPGRALVGEAVEAILTGASAEGARVAVGGEPAEVVSASGERVVFRVPELPGGPKPVEIQTSRGVARATLEVLGQVDRSRILLRLPLGETPKLPPEFRLLETTPLTGCGYTLAVLGYSGEALGQALEELEALDPDYKADPESLWSLGGWSGGEAIGAPQAHARGHKGRGVQVAVLDTGVDGSVPQGPGYDFVEDDPTPQDAFPGGHGTQAANLVREVAPEAAILPVRVCDEGGTCRSSWVVKGVCWVVENAKGPTVLNLSLGGDTPVGALKLALQAALAQDIPVAAAAGNQGAQGSPAHYPAAFDLPGLVAVGALQEDLSPAPFSTRGAYVDLAAPGAGLPCIGPNGPTTCNGTSFAAPLVAGAMALWLEAQPGLPPAQLQQDLEDYARPLPYPSQAVGKGMVDLSQKP from the coding sequence ATGGGACTTAGAAGGCTTCTCCTGGCCCTGCCCCTGGCCCTAGCCCTGGCGGCCTGCATCCCGGGGGAACCCACGGCCACCTTGAGGCCGGGCCGGGCCCTGGTGGGGGAAGCGGTGGAGGCCATCCTCACGGGCGCTTCCGCGGAAGGGGCCCGGGTGGCGGTGGGGGGAGAGCCGGCGGAGGTGGTTTCCGCCTCAGGGGAGCGGGTCGTCTTCCGGGTGCCCGAGCTTCCGGGAGGACCCAAGCCGGTGGAGATCCAGACCTCGAGGGGCGTGGCCCGGGCCACCTTGGAGGTGCTGGGCCAGGTGGACCGGAGCCGGATTCTCCTGCGGCTCCCCCTTGGGGAAACCCCCAAGCTGCCGCCGGAGTTCCGCCTTCTGGAAACCACGCCCCTGACGGGGTGCGGCTACACCCTGGCGGTCCTGGGCTACAGCGGGGAAGCCCTGGGCCAGGCCCTGGAGGAGCTGGAGGCCCTGGACCCCGACTACAAGGCGGACCCCGAAAGCCTCTGGTCCCTCGGGGGCTGGTCCGGGGGCGAGGCCATCGGGGCACCCCAAGCCCACGCCCGCGGGCACAAAGGGCGGGGGGTGCAGGTGGCCGTGCTGGACACGGGCGTGGACGGGAGCGTGCCCCAAGGCCCGGGCTACGACTTCGTGGAGGACGACCCTACCCCCCAGGACGCCTTCCCCGGAGGGCACGGCACCCAGGCCGCGAACCTGGTGCGGGAGGTGGCCCCGGAAGCGGCAATCCTTCCCGTACGGGTCTGCGACGAAGGGGGCACCTGCCGGTCCAGCTGGGTGGTGAAGGGGGTGTGCTGGGTGGTGGAGAACGCCAAAGGCCCCACGGTGCTCAACCTGAGCCTAGGGGGGGATACCCCGGTGGGGGCCCTGAAGCTCGCCCTTCAGGCCGCCTTGGCCCAGGACATCCCCGTGGCCGCCGCCGCAGGGAACCAGGGCGCCCAAGGAAGCCCGGCCCACTACCCCGCGGCCTTTGACCTGCCGGGGCTGGTGGCGGTGGGGGCCCTCCAGGAGGACCTGAGCCCAGCCCCCTTCAGCACCCGGGGGGCCTACGTGGACCTGGCGGCCCCTGGGGCGGGCCTCCCCTGCATAGGCCCAAACGGGCCCACCACGTGCAACGGCACCTCCTTCGCCGCCCCCCTGGTGGCCGGGGCCATGGCCCTTTGGCTAGAGGCCCAGCCGGGCCTACCCCCCGCCCAGCTCCAGCAGGACCTGGAGGACTACGCCAGGCCCCTCCCCTACCCTTCCCAAGCGGTGGGCAAGGGGATGGTGGACCTTTCGCAAAAGCCCTGA
- a CDS encoding tetratricopeptide repeat protein: MLRTLGQLRVEGCPLGRTKPLLLLAYLALEGPKPRRHLAELFWPGVEDPLNNLSVALNALRTHGLVEGQDILKARVPCDVEELRRALRQKDFPRVRALYQGAFLEGADAHLGEELEEWVWSTRERIAREVYRAYREAAEGLTALGLGGEAARLLEEGRGLPGVGQVLEGEEPAPQNPLPEEAEATFWTLYLLEQAGLPLDVLQDLGITLGLEALEALHARGLLGPGGRPTLRDLPLPPKAQALALTLARRLPLGQARALYRLGKPLWTEEDRARMGRALLQEAKNRLAQDPLGSLEVLEEAPASPEATALRVRALERLGRYREAWEVLEEAGEGLAEAPVLKGLLLFRMGRVEEALESVRSVEGLGPWAQGEALNLEGLVRMGQGAFREAADLFARAAVRFLAAGETARQVDALNNQAVALFEAGDPRAEEVFAEALKTAEDLPLLQGRLLLNLGLIRERLGRLEEAEALYRTALRRAEEVGNLEAMGRAWNNLGAFFHRQGRKEEAEAAYREALRLARESREWVLTAVAMANLAELKEDRAALEEAIALLEEAGQESLAARYRKRLQG; the protein is encoded by the coding sequence ATGCTCCGCACCCTGGGCCAGCTCCGCGTGGAGGGATGCCCCTTAGGCCGCACCAAGCCCCTCCTCCTCCTGGCCTACCTGGCCCTGGAGGGGCCCAAGCCCCGCCGCCACCTGGCGGAGCTCTTCTGGCCGGGGGTGGAAGACCCCTTGAACAACCTCTCCGTGGCCCTGAACGCCCTCCGAACCCACGGCCTGGTGGAGGGGCAGGACATCCTGAAGGCCCGGGTGCCCTGCGACGTGGAGGAGCTCCGCCGGGCCCTCAGGCAGAAGGACTTCCCCCGGGTTAGGGCCCTTTACCAGGGGGCCTTCCTGGAGGGGGCGGACGCCCACCTGGGGGAGGAGCTGGAGGAGTGGGTCTGGTCCACCCGGGAACGGATCGCCCGGGAGGTGTACCGGGCCTACCGGGAAGCGGCGGAGGGCCTAACCGCGCTGGGGCTTGGAGGGGAGGCGGCCCGGCTTTTGGAGGAGGGGCGGGGGCTTCCCGGGGTGGGCCAGGTCCTGGAAGGGGAAGAGCCGGCACCCCAAAACCCCTTGCCCGAGGAGGCGGAGGCCACCTTCTGGACCCTTTACCTTCTGGAACAGGCCGGGCTTCCCCTGGATGTGCTCCAGGACCTGGGGATCACCCTGGGCCTCGAGGCCCTGGAGGCCCTCCACGCCCGGGGCCTCTTAGGCCCTGGGGGGCGCCCCACCCTCCGGGACCTTCCCCTGCCCCCCAAGGCCCAGGCCCTGGCCCTGACCCTGGCCCGGCGGTTACCCCTGGGCCAGGCCCGGGCCCTCTACCGGTTGGGCAAGCCCCTCTGGACCGAGGAGGACCGGGCGCGCATGGGCCGGGCCCTCCTCCAGGAGGCCAAAAACCGCCTGGCCCAGGATCCCCTGGGGAGCCTCGAGGTCCTGGAAGAGGCCCCCGCCTCCCCCGAGGCCACCGCCCTAAGGGTGCGGGCCCTGGAGCGGCTGGGCCGGTACCGGGAGGCCTGGGAGGTCCTGGAGGAAGCGGGGGAAGGCCTGGCGGAGGCCCCCGTGCTCAAGGGACTTCTCCTCTTCCGCATGGGCCGGGTGGAGGAGGCCCTAGAGAGCGTGCGGAGCGTGGAAGGCCTTGGCCCCTGGGCCCAGGGGGAGGCCCTGAACCTGGAGGGGCTGGTGCGCATGGGGCAGGGGGCCTTCCGGGAAGCGGCGGACCTCTTCGCCCGGGCCGCGGTGCGCTTTTTGGCCGCGGGGGAGACGGCCCGCCAGGTGGACGCCCTGAACAACCAGGCCGTGGCCCTCTTTGAGGCCGGAGACCCGCGGGCGGAGGAGGTTTTCGCCGAGGCCCTGAAGACCGCCGAGGACCTGCCCCTTCTGCAGGGGCGCCTTCTTTTGAACCTGGGGCTCATCCGGGAACGATTGGGGCGGCTGGAGGAGGCGGAGGCCCTCTACCGGACCGCCTTGAGGCGGGCGGAGGAGGTGGGGAACCTCGAGGCCATGGGCCGGGCCTGGAACAACCTGGGGGCCTTCTTCCACCGCCAGGGGCGGAAGGAGGAGGCGGAGGCCGCCTACCGGGAGGCCCTGAGGCTGGCCCGGGAAAGCCGGGAGTGGGTCCTCACCGCCGTGGCCATGGCCAACCTGGCCGAGCTGAAGGAGGACCGGGCGGCCCTGGAAGAGGCCATCGCCCTCCTGGAGGAAGCGGGGCAGGAGAGCCTGGCCGCGAGGTATCGGAAACGCCTCCAGGGTTAA
- a CDS encoding NAD(P)/FAD-dependent oxidoreductase translates to MDARADVLVVGAGLLGLSAAYFLGKRGLGVLLLDPRPPLTCTSDKSTECYRVFWPGDEALALLVGRSLELLGAFPEVRKNRRGYLYAGREEALLALSEGAEATGPLRRHTRPETYPEGAASGMDLLVGEALKARFPYLRAEAALHVRPAGWLDAWGLGQALWRRVREAGGRLLPGRAVGLEVEGGRVVGVATEGGATLRAEAVVLAAGPGLPELLRALGEAVPLTREAHFKAWFPDPQGAFPKEAPLLILQEEVRLFGEEEAPLLEGEEALAPYLKALPPGAHARPEGEGFLALFNPFPERVERAGCEPTPPPFYPELALRALARLLPGLEGYLRALPKARVDGGLYVRTPENRPLIGPLARPGAYALGAFSGFGVMAALGAGELLAKHLLGEALPPHARAFHPGRYRDPDYRPPAGSHQL, encoded by the coding sequence ATGGACGCTAGGGCGGACGTCCTGGTGGTGGGGGCGGGCCTCCTGGGGCTCTCGGCCGCCTACTTCTTGGGGAAGCGGGGCCTGGGGGTGCTCCTCCTAGACCCCAGGCCGCCCCTCACCTGCACCAGCGACAAGTCCACGGAGTGCTACCGGGTCTTCTGGCCGGGGGACGAGGCCCTGGCCCTTCTGGTGGGGCGGAGCCTCGAGCTCCTAGGGGCCTTCCCCGAGGTGCGGAAGAACCGCCGGGGCTACCTCTACGCGGGGCGTGAGGAGGCCCTCTTGGCGCTCTCTGAGGGGGCGGAGGCCACCGGCCCCTTGCGCCGCCACACCCGCCCCGAGACCTACCCCGAAGGGGCGGCCTCGGGGATGGACCTCCTGGTGGGGGAGGCCCTAAAGGCCCGCTTCCCCTACCTGCGGGCGGAGGCCGCCCTCCACGTCCGCCCCGCGGGGTGGCTGGACGCCTGGGGCCTGGGGCAGGCCCTCTGGCGGCGCGTCCGGGAGGCCGGGGGGCGGCTTCTTCCTGGGCGGGCGGTGGGCCTGGAGGTGGAGGGGGGCAGGGTGGTGGGGGTGGCCACGGAGGGCGGGGCGACCCTCCGGGCGGAGGCCGTGGTCCTGGCGGCGGGGCCTGGGCTTCCCGAACTCCTCAGAGCCCTGGGGGAGGCGGTGCCCCTAACGCGGGAGGCCCACTTCAAGGCCTGGTTCCCGGACCCCCAGGGGGCCTTCCCCAAGGAAGCCCCCCTCCTCATCCTCCAGGAGGAGGTGCGGCTTTTTGGGGAGGAGGAGGCCCCCCTCCTAGAGGGGGAGGAGGCCCTAGCCCCCTACCTAAAGGCCCTGCCCCCCGGGGCCCACGCCCGGCCCGAGGGGGAGGGGTTTCTCGCCCTCTTCAACCCCTTCCCAGAACGGGTGGAAAGGGCGGGGTGCGAGCCCACGCCCCCGCCCTTCTACCCGGAGCTCGCCCTCAGGGCCTTGGCCCGGCTCCTGCCGGGCCTGGAAGGGTACCTTAGGGCCCTGCCCAAGGCCCGGGTGGACGGGGGCCTTTACGTGCGCACCCCGGAAAACCGCCCCCTCATCGGCCCCCTAGCCCGCCCGGGGGCCTACGCCCTGGGGGCCTTTTCCGGGTTCGGGGTCATGGCCGCTTTGGGGGCGGGGGAGCTTTTGGCCAAGCACCTCCTGGGGGAGGCCCTTCCCCCGCATGCAAGGGCCTTCCACCCCGGGCGGTACCGGGACCCGGACTACCGGCCCCCGGCCGGGAGCCACCAGCTTTGA
- a CDS encoding TRAP transporter large permease encodes MPIETLTWLMFGSLFLLLLTGYPLAFLTGGLAVLFIAGLWSPEALSLLPQRVWNNMTQYLLAAIPLFIFMASMLEKSGLIEEIFDVAYKWMGRVPGGLAVATVAASTLLAAMVGVIGAAVVTMALVALPAMLRRGYSPILATGTVMAGGTLGILIPPSVLAIIYGLVANQSVGELYLGSVLPGLLLSALYMGFSVVYALLYPQAAPRIPKEEAPTWGERWRALGKIWAPLLLIFLVLGTIFLGLAAPTEAAAVGAFGSLLVAALHRRLTLANLRLALEQTAKATAMVLWIIFGANAFVAFYVAQGGDRYIADLLLGTGLSPWGILLLMQLILIVLGMFLDWVGILLLAVPVFVPIIRQLGFDPLWFGVLYLVNMQMSFLSPPFGYALFYVRGVAPQIPMGVIYRAAIPFLLLQLTGLVLVMLFPGLATWLPSLVYGR; translated from the coding sequence ATGCCCATTGAGACCCTCACCTGGCTGATGTTCGGCAGCCTCTTCCTCCTGCTCCTCACCGGCTACCCCCTGGCCTTCCTCACCGGCGGCCTGGCGGTGCTCTTCATCGCGGGCCTCTGGAGCCCCGAGGCCCTCTCCCTCCTGCCCCAGCGGGTCTGGAACAACATGACCCAGTACCTCCTGGCGGCCATCCCCCTTTTCATCTTCATGGCCTCCATGCTGGAGAAATCGGGCCTCATCGAGGAGATCTTTGACGTGGCCTACAAGTGGATGGGCCGGGTGCCCGGCGGGCTGGCCGTGGCCACGGTGGCGGCCTCCACCCTCCTCGCGGCCATGGTGGGCGTGATCGGGGCGGCGGTGGTGACCATGGCCCTGGTGGCCCTGCCCGCCATGCTCCGGCGGGGCTACAGCCCCATCCTGGCCACGGGCACGGTCATGGCCGGGGGCACCCTGGGCATCCTCATCCCCCCCAGCGTCCTGGCCATCATCTACGGCCTGGTGGCCAACCAGTCCGTGGGGGAGCTCTACCTGGGTTCCGTCCTTCCCGGCCTCCTCCTCTCCGCCCTCTACATGGGGTTTTCCGTGGTCTACGCCCTCCTCTACCCCCAGGCCGCCCCCCGGATCCCCAAGGAGGAGGCCCCCACCTGGGGGGAGCGCTGGCGGGCCCTGGGCAAGATCTGGGCCCCCCTCCTCCTCATCTTTCTCGTCCTGGGCACCATCTTCCTGGGCCTCGCCGCGCCCACGGAGGCCGCGGCCGTGGGGGCCTTCGGCTCCCTCCTGGTGGCCGCCCTCCACCGCCGCCTCACCCTGGCCAACCTGCGCCTGGCCCTGGAGCAGACCGCCAAGGCCACGGCCATGGTGCTCTGGATCATCTTCGGGGCCAACGCCTTCGTGGCCTTCTACGTGGCCCAGGGCGGGGACCGGTACATCGCGGACCTCCTCCTGGGCACTGGGCTTTCCCCCTGGGGCATCCTCCTCCTGATGCAGCTCATCCTCATCGTCCTGGGGATGTTCTTGGACTGGGTGGGGATCCTCCTCCTGGCGGTGCCGGTTTTCGTGCCCATCATCCGGCAGCTGGGCTTTGACCCCCTGTGGTTCGGGGTGCTCTACCTGGTGAACATGCAGATGTCCTTCCTGAGCCCCCCCTTCGGCTACGCGCTCTTCTACGTGCGGGGGGTGGCCCCCCAGATCCCCATGGGGGTCATCTACCGGGCGGCCATCCCCTTCCTCCTCCTCCAGCTCACCGGCCTGGTCCTGGTGATGCTCTTCCCGGGGCTAGCCACCTGGCTGCCCAGCCTGGTCTATGGACGCTAG